The bacterium genome includes the window TCCCAAATCGACCGGGTCGCACAAAAAGACAACCGGTTGCAATTCTCATACTGATTTTGCAGACAGTCCAATAGTTGTACCGGACCTTCGGCTGCGTCGAGAACATCTGCCAGAGAAATATCCTTGGGTTGTCGGGCCAATTGAAATCCGCCTTTAGCGCCACGATAGCTATTCACAATCCCTGCCTTGCGCAGCGCCCCAAAAATATGAATCAAATACCTCTCAGGAATCGCCTGCCGGTTGGCAATATACGATAAAAAAATCGGTTTTCCCGAGTTATTTTCCGCCATTTCCAGCAACGCTCTCAGTGCATACCGCCCTTTGGTAGAAACCTTCATTATTCCAACACCTTTCTAATCATTACTAAGATGATGGTATTGGTAATGATTAGAAAGGTCAATAAAAAAATTTTTTTTTTAATCTTTTTCGTATTCCGGTGGCCGGCGCCCTATGGAATTGATTTTTCCCTTTTTTTCCTATAGGATACTTCCAACCTAACCAAAGGAGTCTTTCATGTCTGATCCGGATTACGAACTCGTCTACTCTGACCTTCCCCCAAAAGCAACCCCGGGTAAAAAGGCACCAGGGTTGGGAAAAGCGCTTTTACGCATCGAAAAAAAAGGACGTGGCGGAAAATCAGTGACCATCATTGAAAGGTTGGCACTATCAGACGACGCGCTAAAAAAGGTATGCAAAGAGTTCAAACAAAAATGCGGCACCGGCGGCACGGTCAAAGATCACCATATTGAAATCCAGGGGGATTTCCGGGAAAAACTCCGGCCCCTGCTGGTTTTGAAAGGTTACAAAGTCTCCGGCTGATTTTTTACTTCGCTACAAACTTCAAAGATTCCGAATTGATGCAGTAGCGTTTTCCCGTGGGTTTAGGCCCATCATCAAAAACATGCCCCAGATGGGCTTGACAGCGACTGCATAATACTTCGGTGCGCGGAGCACCCAATGTACGATCCGGGGCGAGTGAGATATTCGCCATAGCAATCGCCTGCCAAAAACTGGGCCAGCCGGTCCCGGAATTATATTTGGTCGTTGAACTAAACAGGTCATTACCGCAGGCAACACACTGGTAAATACCACTTTCATGATGGTTCCAGAACGCACCGCCAAATGCCGGTTCCGTTCCCTTCAAACGAATAATCTTATATTGCTCAGGGGTCAACGCCGCTTTCCATTGTGCCTCGGTTTTTTCAACTTTGTCTGTCATGACGTACCCCTTCTTCGCTTCTGAAAACACCTTCATTTGCTGATTCCCCACGGCATCCGCCGCGAATCCGCTGCCAACTGCCATACCGCCCAGCATCCACACCGCTAAAAAAAGAGCCGAATTGATTGTTTTCATATGCAACCTCCTAAAATGTTCACATCCTTGTTTTACGCTCCCGGACGCTTTTTAGCAATCATTTATTTTAGCGGACCGGAATCCAATGCTCAATGCTCTTACGATTATCCAACCGTACTTTCACCTCAAAGCGCCCGCCATCATCCGGCGCCAGCCCCATGGGACGCAATGCTTTGACCGCCGCCTTGTAGGCTTTGTTCCCGGTAAAATTCCCATGCCCGCTTACCCGCACCACCAACCGTTTGCCGGGATGAATGGTCTCCTGGACCACGCCTGATGGAAGGTTCTCCAAAGAATAATCCAACGGCAGAATATAACCGACCCGGCAGACAATATCAATCGGCCGCATTCGAAACGGGCTCTGAGCAAAAAGTGTAATCGGGGTCCCTTGCGCAATGCCCAACTCGCGAATCGCTGTGCGAACAATCCTACGCTGCTTTTCCAAACCGACCAGTGTCCCTTGGTAGTCGGTCAGTACCACTGATATTTCCGACAACTCAGACGGCGCCACCACCTCAATCCCGCGAAAGGGACCTGAAACAAAAAGATAAATACTCCCTACTAAAAAAAAGACCAGCAACAACCCGGCCGCAACCAGAACAACACGGGGCGGACCGTCCATTTCCTCAAACAGATCATCACTTTTATCTGAGCGAAATTTTTCTTTCCAAATCGTTTTCATCAATGACTCACCGACTCCCGGTTGGGATTCAATCATCTTTTTTTGTTATGAAATTCCCATGCACTGTCCGGCTATTCAACCCTATAAGGGTCAAAAAAAAATTCAAGTTTTTGCACTAAAAGTCCGATATTCTTTTAGTACACATTACCGTCATTCATTCGGGGGGATCCACCAAATGCAAAGCACTTATCTTGTCCGTCCTTCTTCAGATCTTATTCAAAAGTGGTGGCTTACTTACAGCTCCACCGCCTGTTCACTGCCTCCCGAATACTCCCATGCCTGGATTAATCTTATCAGCGAGGTGGTTCGCCACTATCGATTATTGCTGCACTGCACCCATCCGTCGGACCAGCGTTTTTACCGCAAATTATGCCTGCAGGCCATGGCCAAATCCCGCTGGGAACTGATGCTCACATCGATGTACGGTCATCTGGCGCCGCAGCAAACACAGAAGCTCGAGCACCTGCAGTCATCCCTTGAGCAGTCAGTACAAAACTAACCATACTACCAATATCTTTTTCGACAAAGGAAAAAAACATGTTTTTCAATACACAGAGTATTTTTATTTCCCTGAAATTTTTTCTGCAACTATTCCCGCTCAAACACTTTACTGAAGAGGCCGACACGGATCACAAAAACCATCCCTGGAAGCAAGACATCTAAATCCCATCCCAACGGCGACGCTGCTGTGCCGGCAAGCGATCCGTTACAGTACTAAAATCGCAATGTGCTGAAAATAAAAAATTGACCGTATTTGAATCTTAACGATCGTTAAAGTTCAAATACTTCGTAACCTATGCCGCCGGTTTTCCCTTGCATGTCCGGTTCGCATTTGCAAGTATGTTTAAAAACCATTGCAGGGGGATTACCATGGTACCACATAAACCTTCCATCCAAAAATCGATGCTTATGAAATTATTTGATGCGGCATTCATTCAGCGCTGGAATGACAAAGTGCGACCTGTCGATTTGACAGAATTGGACAAACAGGCCCACAAAATGGTGATTGCCTACTGCCTGGGAAAATCAGAAGAAACAACCCCGGGGTTCAACTGGATCGAAATCATTGAGGGCGGTATTTTCGAATTATTGCAACGAATTGTCCTGACAGACCTCAAACCCCCGGTTTTTCATAAAATCAGGTCCGACGCTGATAAATACCGGCGGCTTAACAATTGGGTCTACGAGGAGCATCTCAAAGATATCCTGGCGCCCTTGGGAAAAGATTTTTGCGAGCGTTTCCAGAACTACTTCACCCAAACCGATGAGAACATCAACCGCCAAATTTTAAGCGCCGCCCATTTTTATGCCACCAAATGGGAATTTGATATCATCGAAAAGGCCAACCCCAACAGCTATGACATCGAAGAAATCAAAGCCGACATCCAAAGCAAACAGGCCAAATACAGCAACCTCCCCGGATTCCAACGGTTGGTGAAGGATAAAAATATAACCCGTTTTATCAACCTTTGCGGCGAGCTTCGTTTCCAGATCCGCTGGTCCAATATCTACCGCATTCCCAAAACATCGGTGATGGGACACATGCTTTTTGTGGCCATCGTCTCTTACCTTTTTTCCCTGGAAATCAACGCCTGCCCGCAACGGGCCATCAACAATTTTTTTACCGGACTTTTCCATGATCTCCCTGAAGTGCTCACCCGGGATATCATCTCACCGGTCAAGCGCGCGGTCGAAGGGCTGGATGACCTCATCAAAGACTATGAAGTCGAGATGATGCAAAAAGAGGTTTACAGTATCTTGCCCAGTGCCTGGCACACGGACATCAAAATGTTTACTGAACATGAATTTTCCAACACGGTGGTGATTAATAATAAAATCAATGATAAGGTGGACAATGACACTATTAATCAAAAATACAACCACGACCGGTTCAATCCCCGCGATGGAAAATTAATCAAGGCCGCAGACATGCTGGCAGCGTTTATCGAGGCACATGTGGCCACCCTCAATGGCAGCGCCAGCCAGGACCTGCATGATGCCAAGAAAAACATCAAGTATATCTATCAAAGCGAGCACAAGCATATCGCCGGTATCGACTTCGGCCGCCTCTATCACAATCTGGACTAAAAAAACAACATTATTTCATTTTTGTATTTATTTTTTTTATTCCTACTTTTTTGTATTTTTATGCAAACTTAATTTTTCGCGTTTTATTCAACTCCCCCTTTAAAAACAGGCGTTTTTTCCTGTCCTGCCGTTTGGCACGACATTTGCATTATCTAATGTCATGAATATGAGACTAAACTATTTAGCAAGGAGGGATGAACATAGAAGTACGGCAGTCTCAAAAAAAAATTCCAGGAGAAAATAAAATGAAAACATTCATGAAAAAGCTAACCGTATTCACAGTTGCACTACTCATCACCGCCTCAATCATCACGCCCGCCGTTTATGCCGCGGATGTCACCTTGGACATCCCGGTGGTATCACAGTATGTATGGCGCGGCATTTTAGCCAATGAAGAGCCGGTCTTGCAGCCTTCATTGACTGTCGCAGGTTCCAACGGACTGAGCTTCAACCTTTGGGGCAATATGGACATAACCGGTTTTGGCGAAGAAGCCGGTTACGGCAATCGCTCCGGCGAATTCACTGAAGTTGATTTGACACTGGACTATAGTTACTCTTTTGGAAAAGTGGGTCTTAGCGCCGGAATCATCTCGTATATTTTCCCCGGCCTGGGATCAACCACCCACGAATTATACGCCTCGGTCTCAGGCGATGTAATTGCCAGTCCAACCCTGGCTGTATATTCAGATGTTGATGAGGTCAAAGGCTCCTATTTTATGCTAAGCCTCGGACACAGCTTCTCCTTGACCGCAGGACCCTTGACCGGGATTGATCTCGGTCTGTCCGCCGGTTATGGCAGCGGTTCTTATAATCGGGGTTACTTCGGGATCGATGAAGCCAAACCGGTTGATCTGGTTGTTTCCCTGGGATTACCCCTTTCGATTTCCGGCATCAGTGTGACACCCGGTGTTGTCTACAGTTATTTGCTCGACAGCGATATCAGTGAAGCGCTTGACAAATCCAGTTATGCGCTGTTTTCACTGACTGTCTCGCTAACTCTCTAAAGAAAGATAGGTGATAATGATGAAATTTCTCAAGAGTTTTTTAATCACACTGCTTTTAACCACCGCAGGATGGGTCGCAATCGCCGGGGCTGAAGATGCCCCGATCCTGGAAACCACAACCATAGCAAGCGATGCCGTTGTTAAAGCACCGGCGGCAAACATCGCTTCCCTCATTATGGAAGCTAAAGATGCCGCCAGCGCTGCCCAGGACTCAGCCAATTGGGTCTGGATCCTCATTGCAGCCATTCTGGTCATGTTCATGCAACCGGGTTTTGCCATGCTGGAAGCCGGACTCACCCGCTCTAAAAACGCCGGTAATATCATGATGAAAAATTTGATGGATTTCTCGATCGGCTCAATCTCTTTTTTCGTCCTCGGTTTCGGGATTATGTTTGGCGCAGATAAAATGGGCTTCTTTGGTAGTGATGGTTTTTTTCTTTCTTCCGCCAACACTGCCGGCAAAGACGGCATGTGGCAGTACGCCTTCTGGATGTTCCAGGTGGTTTTCGCAGCCACGGCAGCCACCATTGTTTCCGGTGCCATGGCGGAACGCACCAAATTCGTCGGCTACCTTATCTTTAGTGTTTTTATCACCTTGATAATCTACCCGGTGTCCGGACATTGGATATGGGGCGGAGGATGGCTCAGTAAGCTGGCAACACCCATGGTCGATTTTGCCGGATCAACCGTTGTCCACTCAGTGGGTGGATGGCTTGCCTTGACAGGCGCCATCATCATCGGACCGCGTTTGGGTAAATACGGACCAAAAGGCGAATCAAAAGCCATTATGGGTCACAATATTCCTCTGGCAGCCTTGGGTGTTTTTATCCTCTGGTTCAGCTGGTTTGGATTTAATGCCGGCAGCACCACAGAAGCAAGCCAGAACATCGGTCTGATTGCGGTCACGACCAATCTGGCTGCTGCGGCAGGTGCCATTGGTGCCCTCATCACGGTCTGGATCAAAGATAAAAAACCGGAACCGACCATGGCTTTAAATGGTGTCCTCGCCGGTCTGGTAGCCATCACAGCCGGATGCGCCAATGTTTCGCCCATGGCGGCAATTATTATCGGTCTGTCTGCCGGCATCTTGGTGGTCCTCTCGGTTGAGTTTATTGACAAAGTGCTCAAAATTGATGATCCGGTCGGTGCGATCAGCGTACACGGTGTCTGCGGTGCTTTCGGAACCCTGGCAGTCGGTATTTTCGCTTCCAGAGAATTTGGCGGCATTTCCGGTTTGCTGGATGGCGGCGGCCTGTCTCTGCTCGTCAGCCAGTTTATCGGTGTTGTGGCTGTATTTGCCTGGTGCATGGCAACCGGGTTGATTCTCTTTGGCGCGATCAAGGCAAGCAAGGTACTTCGGGTCAGCAAAGAAGACGAACTGCGGGGTCTGGACATCACCGAACATGGTGTGGAATCATATAGTGGATTCCAGATCTTCACAACGGAATAAGGGAGGAACAAATCATGAAACTCGTTATTGCTTATATTCAACCTCAGAAGCTAACCGAGGTCAAAGACGCCCTTGCAGCCGCCGGTGTCGGCAAAATGTCGGTCACCAATGCCTTGGGATGCGGCCAGCAGATGGGCTTCGAGGAAAACTATCGCGGAAATAAAATCACTATTAATCTTCTGAAAAAAGTACGTCTGGAAATTGCAGTCAACGACGCCTTCCTTAAAACCGTCATTGACACCATTATGGAAAGTGCTTGTACAGATACCATCGGTGACGGCAAAATTTTCGTTACTGAGCTGGTAGATTGCTACCGCATCCGTACTGGTGAAAAAGGCAAGGAAGCCATTGGCTAACCACACAGGAGAATGATGCGGGTACGCCGACAAAATGTCGGTCCTGCGGTGTCCCTCCGTTACCCCATCATTCTCCTGTTACTTGCGTAAACCCCGGACCATTAGTATGCGCTTTTCACCTTAATGTTCACTTCAGAGCCTTCATCCGAGGGAGCATTGCTCCTCAACCCTTTGAGATGTTGGTCCATAAAATAGTTAAACGATTTCACTATCTCACCGGCTCTTTTCTGTGCCTCGGGCAAGGGTCTGATCCCATAGTCGCCGGGAAACCCCAGAATCGGCGCAATCACAATCGGGCCCAAAGCCACAACACTTCCCCGGCCGGCCTGTACCTTGACTTCAATGGAATTGCCGCCAACCGTATCATCGTCATCCCGGGCTTCTTCCGCTTCAGCATCACGTATCCGGTATACCGGCACTGCTTTTGCCGTGACCCGGGTCCGATTGCCATAGGGTTTGAGCTTCACTTTTAAAATAAAACGGTAATTCTCGTCAATCAGATCAAATTCCGCCTGACGAACCACTTCTTCCGGCAGCACTGTATCGGGGGTGGTTTCCGCGTCCATTTGATGCCGTGTGGTATGATACTGGGCGAGCGCCATATACAGTTCATCCGTCATAATACGTTTGACCACTGCCAGCGTCTGCGCCTCGCTCATAGGCACTACCCGCAAATATTGGGATTTACGCAGCACATCGTTTGAAGAAACTCTTTTGTCTTCCACCCACTTGTAAATACGCGGTTTGGCAAAAGCACCTGCCGCCATTCCCAATAAAAAAAGCCCAACGAGATTTACCGTCACAAACCGTTTCATCATCATGCCTCCTGTTGTCTTTGACTGCTTTACAAGAACAGTAAACAGCCTTCCTATATTTGAAACACTTTCCGCCCTTTTGGTTCTTATTTTTTTACGGACAGAGTATTTTTACAATCTCATGATACTTGGCTGCTGTGTTTTCCACAACTTCCGGAGGTAATTCCGGGCCGGGCGGGGTTTTATCCCATCCTGACTGCGACAACCAATCCCGCACATATTGTTTATCATACGAGGGCTGACCCTGGCCGGGTTTGTATTGATCCTCAGGCCAAAAACGGGAGGAATCCGGCGTCAACACTTCATCAATCAAGATCAATTCATTGTTATAAATCCCGAATTCAAATTTCGTGTCCGCAATGATAATCCCGCGTGTACGGGCGTAGTCGGAAGCCGCTTTATAAATGCGGAGGCTGAAATCCCGGACCTGCTCTGCGCGCTCTTGGCCGATGATCCCGGCGGCTTTTTCAAACGAGATGTTCTCATCATGATCTCCCACATCCGCTTTGGTCGAGGGCGTAAAAATAGGTTCAGGCAACTTATCCGATTCACGCAATCCTGCCGGAAGTTGGATGCCGCAAACCGTCCCTTTTGACTGGTACTCTTTCCAACCTGAGCCGGAAAGATATCCGCGCACAATGGCTTCCACAGCCAAAGGTTCGGCTTTTTTCACCAGCATGGAACGCGATTCCAGTATGCCCAACAGGGACTCATCTTTTATCAGATCTTGCAGCTTTCTCTGCGACAAATGGTTGGGAATAATTTCCTCAAACCGCTTAAACCAAAACCGGGAAATCCCGGTTAAAATACTGCCTTTCCCGGGAACATGGGTCGGCAAAATGACATCATAGGCTGAAATACGGTCCGAAGCCACCAAAAGCAGCTCCTCACCTGCATTATAAATATCTCTGACTTTTCCCTGTTTCACCATCTGCATGCCGGGTATCTCAATTATTTTTTCAGGCACACTGTCCAACCCCTTTCATTATTTGTTTTTATAATGTTTCCGGACCATGGGTCGATCACGATTTTTAGCGGGGAATGTATAAAGGAATAACTTTTTTACGCCCCTTTTTCAGCACCACCTCAATCGGCGGAAGCGAAACCGTACTGCCGCGTACTGTCCGCAACCTGACCTCCAGGGAATGCTCACCTGCCGACAGCGGTATTCGCAAAACATGAAACTTATTCGGCAATGTCCGCCAGGAACGGGTATCTGCCTGTTCCGTAGCCAGGGTATACACATTGGATAAAATATTTACTGCCAGATTATTCCCCGCAGCTTTTCTAACCTGGTAAGCCGCGATATATTTAGTGGTGGCGCGGGCAATCGCTTTGACCGAGATCAACCCGATCCGCTGTTCCAGATTTTTATAAGCAATGGCATCGAGCGGCTCCATCATTTCGCTGGTCACCACAGTGCCATCCGCAAGTCCTACGCGAATATAATCCACCACATTTCTACGCGGCTTAAATGCCGGAAATGCAACTTTGAGCACATAAGGATTCCCGTCCGGGGTCCTAATCGGGGCTGCAATACGCTTGGTAATTTTTCCCGGAATCATGCCGTCATACACCACAATCATCACTTCACTGCGTTTGTGCGGACGTCTCCCGGCATCTAAAATATCCTTACCAAATTCTTTCCGCCACTGACGGTATTGATCATCAAACCCCATCCAGCGCGAGAGCCGGATAAGATCACTTTTGATCACTTCCGGTACCGGCATACCGTAGTGCTTCTCATATTTCCCAAATGCCTTGTATGCCAATTTGTAGTCAATGTAAGCGCTATTGTATTCGCCGGTGGCCTCATGGGCAAACGCAGCCATATACCGGGCGAACGCATCCTCTTTATAAATCGCTTCTTTCCCATACTTACCGGAAAGTTTAACCAGCCGTGTATTGACCTTGCGGGCCTCGACCAGCGCACTATTAAGCTTGTTCATATATAGAAAATCGAGTTCTTTAAAAACATGCACCATGATCTGCTCAAAATCCTCTCCCACATAATCCATGGACATGTCATTGACAAGAAAGGAAGTGGCTGCCTGGGTCACGCTGGTGCCGTACAATTCCTCAATCAATTGCTCAGCTGTATTGAGTTCCTTCACACTGGTTTTATAATCAGCCGTCCGCTGGAGCAGGCTTCCCCGCTCAAAATAGTAGATTAAGTTGTTGGCGCCGGAATACTGGCTTTTTTTCTTTTCCAACAACTCCAAAGCAGAAGCATAATCACCCTGCGATGTACTGTTGGCCAACTGAGTGGCGACGTGAATACCGCCGCACCCGGTCACAAGAAACGCCAACAGCACACTCGCAGGAAAAACAATGGCCAAACGTTGAATACACACGTGATTAGAAACGCGCGCCCGGACGTTTGATGAATTTCTTGATTTTCTTATTCCCGTACCAAATTTTAATATTGCGCTGCATATCCACCAATTCCATATCCACCTGGTAATAGAAGGTATGCTTGCCCCCCCGGGCATCCGTGATCTTGGAAATCGTACCTTGCATCATATAATCCGCACCGGTTTCAGCATACATTTCT containing:
- a CDS encoding P-II family nitrogen regulator, producing MKLVIAYIQPQKLTEVKDALAAAGVGKMSVTNALGCGQQMGFEENYRGNKITINLLKKVRLEIAVNDAFLKTVIDTIMESACTDTIGDGKIFVTELVDCYRIRTGEKGKEAIG
- a CDS encoding Rrf2 family transcriptional regulator; this translates as MKVSTKGRYALRALLEMAENNSGKPIFLSYIANRQAIPERYLIHIFGALRKAGIVNSYRGAKGGFQLARQPKDISLADVLDAAEGPVQLLDCLQNQYENCNRLSFCATRSIWEKVNQEVKVVFENMTLAQMQIMFRKEKENVEGNYSI
- a CDS encoding HD domain-containing protein, with translation MVPHKPSIQKSMLMKLFDAAFIQRWNDKVRPVDLTELDKQAHKMVIAYCLGKSEETTPGFNWIEIIEGGIFELLQRIVLTDLKPPVFHKIRSDADKYRRLNNWVYEEHLKDILAPLGKDFCERFQNYFTQTDENINRQILSAAHFYATKWEFDIIEKANPNSYDIEEIKADIQSKQAKYSNLPGFQRLVKDKNITRFINLCGELRFQIRWSNIYRIPKTSVMGHMLFVAIVSYLFSLEINACPQRAINNFFTGLFHDLPEVLTRDIISPVKRAVEGLDDLIKDYEVEMMQKEVYSILPSAWHTDIKMFTEHEFSNTVVINNKINDKVDNDTINQKYNHDRFNPRDGKLIKAADMLAAFIEAHVATLNGSASQDLHDAKKNIKYIYQSEHKHIAGIDFGRLYHNLD
- a CDS encoding ammonium transporter, with translation MKFLKSFLITLLLTTAGWVAIAGAEDAPILETTTIASDAVVKAPAANIASLIMEAKDAASAAQDSANWVWILIAAILVMFMQPGFAMLEAGLTRSKNAGNIMMKNLMDFSIGSISFFVLGFGIMFGADKMGFFGSDGFFLSSANTAGKDGMWQYAFWMFQVVFAATAATIVSGAMAERTKFVGYLIFSVFITLIIYPVSGHWIWGGGWLSKLATPMVDFAGSTVVHSVGGWLALTGAIIIGPRLGKYGPKGESKAIMGHNIPLAALGVFILWFSWFGFNAGSTTEASQNIGLIAVTTNLAAAAGAIGALITVWIKDKKPEPTMALNGVLAGLVAITAGCANVSPMAAIIIGLSAGILVVLSVEFIDKVLKIDDPVGAISVHGVCGAFGTLAVGIFASREFGGISGLLDGGGLSLLVSQFIGVVAVFAWCMATGLILFGAIKASKVLRVSKEDELRGLDITEHGVESYSGFQIFTTE
- a CDS encoding phosphoribosylaminoimidazolesuccinocarboxamide synthase, yielding MQMVKQGKVRDIYNAGEELLLVASDRISAYDVILPTHVPGKGSILTGISRFWFKRFEEIIPNHLSQRKLQDLIKDESLLGILESRSMLVKKAEPLAVEAIVRGYLSGSGWKEYQSKGTVCGIQLPAGLRESDKLPEPIFTPSTKADVGDHDENISFEKAAGIIGQERAEQVRDFSLRIYKAASDYARTRGIIIADTKFEFGIYNNELILIDEVLTPDSSRFWPEDQYKPGQGQPSYDKQYVRDWLSQSGWDKTPPGPELPPEVVENTAAKYHEIVKILCP
- a CDS encoding translation initiation factor gives rise to the protein MSDPDYELVYSDLPPKATPGKKAPGLGKALLRIEKKGRGGKSVTIIERLALSDDALKKVCKEFKQKCGTGGTVKDHHIEIQGDFREKLRPLLVLKGYKVSG
- the msrB gene encoding peptide-methionine (R)-S-oxide reductase MsrB, which gives rise to MTDKVEKTEAQWKAALTPEQYKIIRLKGTEPAFGGAFWNHHESGIYQCVACGNDLFSSTTKYNSGTGWPSFWQAIAMANISLAPDRTLGAPRTEVLCSRCQAHLGHVFDDGPKPTGKRYCINSESLKFVAK